The Panicum hallii strain FIL2 chromosome 9, PHallii_v3.1, whole genome shotgun sequence genome has a window encoding:
- the LOC112874624 gene encoding MADS-box transcription factor 47-like isoform X1, with protein sequence MAGKRERIAIRRIDNLAARQVTFSKRRRGLFKKAEELSILCDAEVGLVVFSATGKLFHFASSSMNQIIDRYDCHSKTLQKSEAPAQLQSHVDDSTCARLREELAEASLKLRQLRGEELQRLSVQQLQELEKTLESGLGSVRKTKSQKILDEINGLERKRMQLIEENSRLKEQLQVTRMTRMEMQLGADSEVVYEEGQSSESVTNASYPRPSADTDDGGSDTSLRLGLPLFSSK encoded by the exons ATGGCGGGGAAGAGGGAGCGGATAGCGATACGGAGGATCGACAACCTGGCCGCGAGGCAGGTGACCTTCTCCAAGCGCCGCCGGGGGCTGTTCAAGAAGGCCGAGGAGCTCTCCATCCTCTGCGACGCCGAGGTCGGACTCGTCGTCTTCTCCGCCACCGGCAAGCTCTTCCACTTCGCCAGCTCCAG CATGAATCAGATCATCGATCGCTATGATTGCCATTCCAAGACGCTGCAGAAGTCAGAAGCACCGGCTCAGCTGCAGTCACAT GTGGATGACAGCACTTGTGCAAGGCTAAGGGAGGAGCTCGCCGAAGCAAGCCTTAAGCTCAG GCAGTTGAGAGGAGAGGAGCTCCAGAGGCTGAGCGTCCAACAGCTGCAGGAGTTAGAGAAGACCCTCGAATCCGGGCTCGGCTCTGTACGCAAAACCAAG AGCCAAAAAATCCTCGACGAGATCAACGGTCTGGAAAGAAAG AGAATGCAACTGATCGAGGAGAATTCAAGGCTAAAGGAGCAA CTGCAGGTGACCCGGATGACAAGGATGGAGATGCAGCTCGGCGCCGATTCAGAAGTTGTGTACGAGGAAGGGCAGTCATCTGAATCCGTGACCAACGCGTCATATCCGCGCCCGTCGGCCGACACCGACGACGGTGGCTCCGATACATCGCTCAGGCTCGG GTTACCACTGTTCAGCTCGAAGTGA
- the LOC112874624 gene encoding MADS-box transcription factor 47-like isoform X2, whose protein sequence is MAGKRERIAIRRIDNLAARQVTFSKRRRGLFKKAEELSILCDAEVGLVVFSATGKLFHFASSSMNQIIDRYDCHSKTLQKSEAPAQLQSHVDDSTCARLREELAEASLKLRQLRGEELQRLSVQQLQELEKTLESGLGSVRKTKSQKILDEINGLERKRMQLIEENSRLKEQVTRMTRMEMQLGADSEVVYEEGQSSESVTNASYPRPSADTDDGGSDTSLRLGLPLFSSK, encoded by the exons ATGGCGGGGAAGAGGGAGCGGATAGCGATACGGAGGATCGACAACCTGGCCGCGAGGCAGGTGACCTTCTCCAAGCGCCGCCGGGGGCTGTTCAAGAAGGCCGAGGAGCTCTCCATCCTCTGCGACGCCGAGGTCGGACTCGTCGTCTTCTCCGCCACCGGCAAGCTCTTCCACTTCGCCAGCTCCAG CATGAATCAGATCATCGATCGCTATGATTGCCATTCCAAGACGCTGCAGAAGTCAGAAGCACCGGCTCAGCTGCAGTCACAT GTGGATGACAGCACTTGTGCAAGGCTAAGGGAGGAGCTCGCCGAAGCAAGCCTTAAGCTCAG GCAGTTGAGAGGAGAGGAGCTCCAGAGGCTGAGCGTCCAACAGCTGCAGGAGTTAGAGAAGACCCTCGAATCCGGGCTCGGCTCTGTACGCAAAACCAAG AGCCAAAAAATCCTCGACGAGATCAACGGTCTGGAAAGAAAG AGAATGCAACTGATCGAGGAGAATTCAAGGCTAAAGGAGCAA GTGACCCGGATGACAAGGATGGAGATGCAGCTCGGCGCCGATTCAGAAGTTGTGTACGAGGAAGGGCAGTCATCTGAATCCGTGACCAACGCGTCATATCCGCGCCCGTCGGCCGACACCGACGACGGTGGCTCCGATACATCGCTCAGGCTCGG GTTACCACTGTTCAGCTCGAAGTGA